The Desulfurobacteriaceae bacterium DNA window AACACTTTTTTGAATTGTGGTTAATGGAAAAAGAGCCTGAAGACATAGTTATTGAGGTAACACAAGAAGAAATCAAAGCAAAGTCTTTAAAAATTAAAAATAAACTCGTTTTGAGTGGTATTAAGGACATAGATATTTGGCTCTTCTTTGAAGAACATCCAAAAATAAAAATTCCCCATCGGAGAAATATGAGAAAATCCGTAGTTTTAGAGCTTCCTGACCTCGGAAGAAGGCGTATTGATTTTATGAAGAAGATGATACCCATAGCAATTACGAAAGATGCCACAACAAAAGAAGAAACAATTCGAAAATATTTAACTCTCGAAACAAATACCGCAAAGTTTTTAAGAAAAAAATCAATTATTGGATTATATCCACCCAAACTATTTGGCAAACCAATATGGAAAGTTAAGCGAATAACTCCAAAACATCCACTCTAAATAAAACGAATATTTCACTACAAGAAATATAATTCGATAAACATATTCCCTCACATCCTTGGCACGAACACTATCTTCCCTCTTTTCGGAATTTCTACCATTTTCCCCGTCCTCGGATTCCTTATTTTTCTCTCCTTCAGTTCCCTTAATTCAAAAGCTCCAAATCCCTGAATAGACACTCTTTCACCTTTTTTCACAGTCTCAGCTATTTCCTGAAAAATGAACTTCACAATAGCCTCAGCTTCTTTTTTCTTCAATCCAAATTTTTTAGCAACCCTGTCTATTAGGTCTTTTCGGGTCATTAGTTTCTCTACCCCCTTGAATAATAAGCACTCATCTCAATCCTTGAGTGTCCTAT harbors:
- a CDS encoding HU family DNA-binding protein; the encoded protein is MTRKDLIDRVAKKFGLKKKEAEAIVKFIFQEIAETVKKGERVSIQGFGAFELRELKERKIRNPRTGKMVEIPKRGKIVFVPRM